TCTGTCAAGCCCATCAGCCGTTTGTCACGCTCTTTATAAGCTTCCAGAGCTTCTGGCAAACGTTTTTTGACTTCGTCTGCATCAGTAATTAGGGTTACTTGCACCCTACTTACTACACCACCAAAATCAGCATGTAATTTAGTATGCAAAATATTGCCGATGTGCTTGAGTTTCAAGCCTCTTTTTACACTCTCCTTGCTTAGTCTAACCCAAATTAAATTTCTCTGCCCAGTATGCCAGCCTCCTTCTGCAAAATTGACATACTGATGTATTCTGCGCTCGAGCACAGATTCAAAATCTTTCTGCATTTTCTTGCCATAGACATCCACAAGTATTGCTAAAGGTATTCTTGACATTTCAGTCAAACTATCTACATCCTTTCCTATGAACGTGATTTTACCATCTTCTACATCTTCTGCCTTTTCGCGCATTCTAAGATATTCAAATGCGGTTGTGCGCATTCCACCAGCTTCTACATACATCTGCTCTTTTCTGATAGTTTCACCTTCAAACGCAGGCCCGTAAGCTACAGGTATGTCTACAGGCGCTAGCTTTGGCTTCATATCCCTTATTTCTATTGCTGTCTGAATAATCTGGTTATAGTCAGGCTGAGAAACATACTTGCCTGGAATAGTCTCTACATCTTGGTCTGTAATAGTAGGTGAGCCGTTGAAAAGAACTGCAAACTCAGCAGCTACTTTAATATGGTCAAGTGGCCCAAGCTGGATAACAACAACCTTAGGGCGCTTGCTCAAATATTCGTAAATACCTTTGCGATCGCCTCTTTTAATCCCGCCAAACGTCAGTGCAGCCCTGATCGCGAAATTCAAACCATGGATGACTTGGGTGAATTCACCGAGCGGATAAAACATTATGTCAAGCCCCATATGGATTCCTTCATCGTCTAACTGCTTGAGTATATCGTAAGTAGCCATTAGAAGCATGCCTTTGTTCTGCGCCTCGCGCACAATTTTAACTAGCGCCTTTGGGTCTTTAGCTTTACCAACAAAAACAAGCGTACCAGGTATAGTATCGTCAACAAAAGCTATGCCAAGTTTGCGCAACACCCTGTCACTCACAAACCCGCAATACTGAGTTTTGGCAAAAGGATGTGGTGCGCCTTCGTAAGGATTGTCCTTGTCTATATATCTAAGCGCTTCCACAATTTCTGCAGACCACATAGTGGCTTCGCCGGCTTTAAGAGCATTTTCATAAGTAGGCTCGTGCGCAATTTTAGCTCTGACGCTCCCTAAAAGCGGTGGTAAGTCGCCAAGCTTTTTAACTGGCGTGGTAGTCCAGCCGTAAAAGGATGGTAATTCATAACCTGTATCTGGAAATGCTACTGGTTTGTCAGGACCGTGTTTTCTTAGCGCTCTGTTTAATAGCACATCTGCATAGCCTGTAGCTGTTATTGCCCCTGAGATCGCAAGACTAAACAATTCTGTTTGTGATACCTTAGCCATTTTTCACAACTCCTTTGACTTAGCAAAGAGCTCTTTAGCAGTCTCACCAGTCCAATATACTATTTCTTCATCCACGTCTATACCCAGTTTCCAACGTCTGTACTTGATTATATTAATTAACCGTTTAGCAGCTTTCTCTGCATCTGTTTCAAATATAAAGTACCCGCCGTAAACGTCTCTAGCAGTATTCTCAGCAATTTGAGTTACTAACTTACTGCCGTAGATGAACGGTACTATACCAACGTGAGTCGGCCAGCCTGTTACTACCAACCACGAGCCAGTAGCTACTGCCTCTTCACTCATATTTCCAGGTGCGCTCGCTACTAGCGGCAAGTCTTTAATATCTACTTCTAGCTTGTTTGCGATCATTGTGGCCAGATCATGGATACGCGAGGTATCTACACAGGAGCCCATATGCCAAATTAGAGGTAAGGGCTTGCCAAAGCCGGATTTAGTGCCTAACTCAGTTAAAAATTTTTTCAAGCCCTCGCCAGCATATTGATTTACAGCTTCAGGAGTAAGTAGTCCAGCTTTGCCGAAAGCGCCTGCTACACAACCAGTAGCTACTATAAGTACATTGTTTTTAACAAGCTCTTTAGCTATTGTTAAATGATTATAGTCGTGAGGCGCTTTGAGATTGTTGCAGCCGACCATTGCTGCAATACCTAGAATCGTGCCGTTTTTTATGTTATCAACTAAATATTGCATAGGATCATCAGGTGATGTTTTTGCTAAATATTCTAGAATTTGCTCAACACTGAAACCAGCATACACAATATTTTTTATCTTAGGTATATCGATTTTGTTGGGGTTGCGCTCTTTAAAAGCGCTTATTGCTAGTCTAAGAATAGCGGTTGCGCTCTGTTTCGCAGTCTCGGGCCTGAACTCTATATGTATATCGCCAGCCTGTCTACACAGTTCAGAAGTGGATATGAGTTTAGTATGATAGCATTGACACCACATGCCCAGTGAAGGCATGATACACTGATAATCTACAACCATTGCGTCAAGCACGCCAGTCATTATTGCAAGTTCCTGTGAGGAAAAATTAGTAGCTAGTGGTATACCGCGCCGCATTAGCAGCTCGTTACCTGTACAGCAAATACCGACGATATTTATACCCTTTGCACCCACAGCTTTAGCTTCTTCTTGCAGCTCTTCTGCAACATCGCAAATAACCTCGCTCAGAATGGGATTGTGGCCATGAACTGCTATATTAACCTCATCAACTTTAAGCACACCCAAGTTTACTTCTGACTTAGTTAGTTTCGGCACTCCAAACAAAATATCTGACAAATCTGTGCTTATATGCTCTCCTGCAAGGTCTGCAACCGCGCATTTCAGTCCGTCGAAAAGCAAAGGTACAGGGTCTGCATCCACGCCTATATGTGTTCTATGCATGACTTCGGTAATGGCTGCATCGATATTATAAGGCAGGACGTCACATCTATCTAAAATTTCCAACCTCTTTTTTGTCATTGTTGTTTGGATCCAAGTCAAAGGCTCAGGCTCGATTCTAGAGTAATCTTCTAACGCTTTGTGCGCCACTTCTTTTGCTAGACTGATAGAGTCCTTACCTTCATGCTTTATACCCACTCTAGCAGCAACTGCCTTTAACTTAGCTTCACCTTTGATTTTATAGTCTGGTGTTTTGCCTTCAGTCAACGCCAGTAAGGTATGGGCAATGTGTCTCCCATGGTCCGAGTGCGCAGCACAGCCGCCTGCAATCATTCTGAGCAGATTTCTTAAGACAATAGTATAGTCGCGTGCACCGCATATACCTCGCGATGGCTCTTTGCCAAAAGGGTTGATCCTACAAGGACCTTGAGGACATATTCTACAGCATATTCCAAGTTCGCCGAACCCGCTCTGGGGCTGCATTTTTTCGTATCTATCCCAGACGGTATCAGGCAAGCCTTTTTCTTTCTTTTCTAATAGATACTTTGCTGCTGGGTCTGCAGTAAGGTTAGATCCCCTCATTTAGTTTACCTCTTTTATCGATAGCGCTCCGGTAGGGCAGCTTGCAACGCAAGCAAGTTTTTCTTTATTATTACACAAATCGCATTTTATCGCAATATTCAGAAGCTCGTTTTTGAAAATTGATTTAAAAGGGCATGCCTCAATACAATTCCAGCATCCAGTACATTTCTCTTCATTGAGAGTGACCATGCCGTTCTCTTGTTTAAGTGCGCCAGATTCGCACACTTCTACGCATTTCGGCTTCTTGCACTGCATGCATCTTAAAATTTTATTCTTTCCATTCTCAGTGATAATTCTCAATCTTGGAAAAGGCTGAGGTACTTTCCATATCGCATCGTTTATGTTAGTAGTATTGGCGTGAGTAATAGCGCATTCTAGCTCGCAGGTCTTGCACGCAAGGCATTTTTCTGCAATGAACATGATTTTTTTCAATTCCGCTCACCAAACCGACTGCTACGACAAACGTGGAATAGTAAAATAGATAGGATTAAAAATATTTTATCCTTTAGAGCTCGTTACTTCATATGCAAGTTTTGTGATTTCTTCATTAGTTAAAGAGCTAGGGTCTAAAGGTTCTACCCCCCTATCATTTTCAACTATCTTTTCATCGTAAGGTATTGTGGCTACTAAAGGGATACCTATTTTCTCTAAGAACTCTTTCGTTTTCTGTAGCTCTTCTTCACAACGATGCTTGTTCAAAACTGCAATTATTTTCTCTTTAGCTATTCCTATATTTTCAGCTTGCCTCTTTATCGCGCTCGCTACCTCTATAGCTCTCACGCTAGGCTCAATAACCACAATTAACAAATCCACATTTTTAGTTGTGCCCCTTGTAAGATGCTCTATACCAGCTTCCATATCAAGAATTAAAATACCATCTTGCTTTGTCGAATACCTTAAAAAAGCTTTTAGGAAAGCGTTCTCAGGGCAGAAGCAGCCTGTTTTTGCAGTATCAATCGTGCCTAATACAAGCAATTTTAAATTCTCATTGTAGCTCACACCGAATTTATCTACTAGATCATCTACTTTAGGATTGAGTTTGAAAAATTTGCTTGTGGGGTCTACGCCCGTGCGCTCTTCGATAAGCGCGGTCATTCTTGCGAGAGGCTCAATATTTTCTTTTATTCCAAGTAATTTTGATGTTGTAGGTACTGGGTCTGCATCAAGTAGCAAAACTTTTTCTTTTTTAGATAGCTCTCTAGCAAGCAGCGCGGCTATTGTGCTTTTACCTACGCCGCCCTTGCCGGAAATTGCGATTTTTAATTTCATACTTTAGAGTAGATATTAGTCGAACTCAAATAAAAGTTTTGGTTGCCGGGCAGGAGTAGTAGATAACAAAAAGATATATTAACAAGCGAGTAGACTCTTTTTGTGGTTGTAACGAAAAGTCAGTATCACTCAAATTTTTCAGTCGTTTTTTTACCTCAACTCTTTTTGATGGGTAATATAGGCAGTATAGTTTTACCATGTGCTTCATTTATTACTAGGGCTAATGCAAGATATATCGCACTGAAACCACAGATTATACCTTCGTAGCCCGCAACCTTTATGATATTTGAACTGTCAAATGCGTATGCTGTAGATAAGAGAAAGAATAAAATTGCCAAACTCATGAATACAAATTGTAGAGCTCGATTGGTTTTCAAAGTACCAAAGAACATCCCAAGTGTAAATAATCCCCACAAAAACAAATATGATGCTATCGCTATGTTGCTTGGTGTTCTACCCCAACCCACTTCTGGGAATACAATGAGAAACACAAATGACAGCCAGAACAACCCAAAAGAGCAAAATGCTGTTGTTCCAAAGGTATTAGCATTTTTAAACTCTAATACCCCAGCAATTACCTGCGCAATACCACCATAAAATATTCCCATTGCAAGAATCATACTGCCCAATTCAAACAAACCAGCATTATGCAAGTTCAATAACACCGTCGTCACCCCAAACCCCATAAGGCCAAGAGGTGCAGGATTAGCTAAACCGTTATCACCCATAATTTTCACATC
This genomic interval from Candidatus Thermoplasmatota archaeon contains the following:
- the cooS gene encoding anaerobic carbon-monoxide dehydrogenase catalytic subunit, coding for MRGSNLTADPAAKYLLEKKEKGLPDTVWDRYEKMQPQSGFGELGICCRICPQGPCRINPFGKEPSRGICGARDYTIVLRNLLRMIAGGCAAHSDHGRHIAHTLLALTEGKTPDYKIKGEAKLKAVAARVGIKHEGKDSISLAKEVAHKALEDYSRIEPEPLTWIQTTMTKKRLEILDRCDVLPYNIDAAITEVMHRTHIGVDADPVPLLFDGLKCAVADLAGEHISTDLSDILFGVPKLTKSEVNLGVLKVDEVNIAVHGHNPILSEVICDVAEELQEEAKAVGAKGINIVGICCTGNELLMRRGIPLATNFSSQELAIMTGVLDAMVVDYQCIMPSLGMWCQCYHTKLISTSELCRQAGDIHIEFRPETAKQSATAILRLAISAFKERNPNKIDIPKIKNIVYAGFSVEQILEYLAKTSPDDPMQYLVDNIKNGTILGIAAMVGCNNLKAPHDYNHLTIAKELVKNNVLIVATGCVAGAFGKAGLLTPEAVNQYAGEGLKKFLTELGTKSGFGKPLPLIWHMGSCVDTSRIHDLATMIANKLEVDIKDLPLVASAPGNMSEEAVATGSWLVVTGWPTHVGIVPFIYGSKLVTQIAENTARDVYGGYFIFETDAEKAAKRLINIIKYRRWKLGIDVDEEIVYWTGETAKELFAKSKEL
- a CDS encoding 4Fe-4S binding protein; the protein is MKKIMFIAEKCLACKTCELECAITHANTTNINDAIWKVPQPFPRLRIITENGKNKILRCMQCKKPKCVEVCESGALKQENGMVTLNEEKCTGCWNCIEACPFKSIFKNELLNIAIKCDLCNNKEKLACVASCPTGALSIKEVN
- a CDS encoding P-loop NTPase, with product MKLKIAISGKGGVGKSTIAALLARELSKKEKVLLLDADPVPTTSKLLGIKENIEPLARMTALIEERTGVDPTSKFFKLNPKVDDLVDKFGVSYNENLKLLVLGTIDTAKTGCFCPENAFLKAFLRYSTKQDGILILDMEAGIEHLTRGTTKNVDLLIVVIEPSVRAIEVASAIKRQAENIGIAKEKIIAVLNKHRCEEELQKTKEFLEKIGIPLVATIPYDEKIVENDRGVEPLDPSSLTNEEITKLAYEVTSSKG
- a CDS encoding acetate uptake transporter, with product MGDNGLANPAPLGLMGFGVTTVLLNLHNAGLFELGSMILAMGIFYGGIAQVIAGVLEFKNANTFGTTAFCSFGLFWLSFVFLIVFPEVGWGRTPSNIAIASYLFLWGLFTLGMFFGTLKTNRALQFVFMSLAILFFLLSTAYAFDSSNIIKVAGYEGIICGFSAIYLALALVINEAHGKTILPILPIKKS